In Hirundo rustica isolate bHirRus1 chromosome 2, bHirRus1.pri.v3, whole genome shotgun sequence, one genomic interval encodes:
- the GPR161 gene encoding G-protein coupled receptor 161 isoform X1: MPHQLRRWEHFCLVLSSSVCPQAIYCPFACPSKICRFLHTTGLHALTMSSNSSLSNGKGLRNLTTEEDGAVRVTESIAITVIAIFICLGNLVIVVTLYRKSYLLTLSNKFVFSLTLSNFLLSVLVLPFVVTSSIRREWIFGVVWCNFSALLYMLISSASMLTLGLIAIDRYYAVLYPMVYPMKITGNRAVVALVYVWLHSLIGCLPPLFGWSSLEFDQFKWMCVAAWHKEAAYTAFWQIWCALLPFVVMMICYGFIFRVARIKARKIHCGSVVIVEEDSQRNGRKNSSTSTSSSGSRRNAFQGVVYSANQCKAFITILVVIGAFVVTWGPYMVVITSEALWGKNSISPALETLATWLSFSSAICHPLIYGLWNKTVRKELLGMCFGDRYYRKSFVQRHRTSRLFSISNRITDLGLSPHLTALMAGGRPLGNSSSTGDTGFSCSQDSGTDTMLLEDYSSDGPHAPHCVCPPRRRSSVTFEDEVEQIKEAAKNSVLHVKAEVHKSLDSYAASLARAIEADVKLSLFGEDAVPGALFPLWTPAGSSGSTRRGARPHASQRLKLQSIEEGNV, encoded by the exons ATGCCACATCAGCTGCGCAGATGGGAGCATTTCT GTTTGGTGTTGTCCTCTTCGGTGTGCCCACAGGCAATTTACTGCCCCTTTGCTTGCCCATCTAAAATATGCCGTTTCCTGCATACTACAG GTCTGCACGCTCTGACCATGAGCAGCAATTCCTCCCTCAGCAATGGGAAGGGCCTGAGGAACCTGACCACGGAGGAAGATGGGGCAGTCAGAGTCACCGAGTCCATTGCTATAACTGTCATTGCCATCTTCATCTGTTTGGGCAACCTGGTGATTGTCGTCACTCTGTATCGCAAGTCGTACCTTCTCACCTTGAGCAACAAGTTCGTGTTCAGCCTGACCCTCTCCAACTTCCTGCTCTCCGTGCTGGTGCTGCCTTTTGTTGTCACCAGCTCCATCAGGCGAGAATGGATCTTCGGGGTTGTTTGGTGCAATTTCTCAGCCCTGCTCTACATGCTGATCAGCTCAGCCAGCATGCTCACTCTGGGACTCATAGCTATAGACCG GTACTACGCTGTGCTCTACCCGATGGTTTATCCAATGAAGATAACGGGCAACAGAGCGGTGGTAGCTCTTGTGTACGTGTGGCTGCATTCCCTCATCGgctgcctccctcccctttTCGGCTGGTCCTCTTTGGAGTTTGACCAGTTCAAGTGGATGTGTGTGGCAGCCTGGCACAAGGAGGCTGCCTACACGGCCTTTTGGCAAATCTGGTGCGCCCTGCTGCCCTTCGTGGTCATGATGATCTGCTATGGGTTCATTTTCCGCGTGGCAAGGATTAAGGCCCGCAAAATCCACTGCGGGAGCGTCGTCATCGTGGAGGAGGACTCGCAGAGGAACGGGAGGAAGAACTCCAGCACCTCCACGTCCTCCTCCGGCAGCCGAAGGAACGCTTTCCAAGGGGTCGTTTACTCGGCCAACCAGTGCAAAGCTTTCATCACCATCTTGGTTGTCATCGGGGCTTTCGTCGTTACGTGGGGACCTTACATGGTAGTAATAACATCAGAGGCGCTTTGGGGTAAAAACAGCATTTCCCCCGCTTTGGAGACATTGGCTACGTGGCTGTCCTTCTCCAGTGCCATCTGCCATCCGCTAATTTATGGGCTGTGGAACAAGACGGTGCGCAAGGAACTCCTGGGAATGTGCTTTGGGGATCGGTACTACCGCAAGTCCTTCGTTCAGCGGCACAGGACGTCGAGGCTGTTCAGCATTTCCAACAGGATCACAG ATTTGGGACTATCTCCTCACCTTACTGCCCTCATGGCAGGCGGGAGGCCactgggaaacagcagcagcacaggagacaCAGGATTCAGCTGCTCACAGGATTCAG GAACAGATACAATGCTTCTTGAAGATTACAGCTCAGATGGCCCCCATGCCCCACACTGCGTCTGTCCCCCTCGAAGGAGGAGTTCAGTGACATTTGAAGATGAAGTGGAACAAATTAAAG aagctgcaAAGAATTCTGTTCTTCATGTAAAAGCTGAAGTCCATAAATCTCTGGACAGTTATGCAGCCAGTCTGGCCCGAGCTATAGAAGCTGATGTGAAACTCAGCCTGTTTGGGGAAGATGCTGTACCAGGAGCCCTGTTCCCCTTGTGGACTCCAGCAGGAAGCAGTGGGAGCACCCGGCGTGGTGCCAGGCCCCATGCCAGCCAGAGACTGAAGTTGCAGAGCATCGAGGAAGGGAACGTTTGA
- the GPR161 gene encoding G-protein coupled receptor 161 isoform X2 gives MFLSVVLLVAAQHVLAAPGLHALTMSSNSSLSNGKGLRNLTTEEDGAVRVTESIAITVIAIFICLGNLVIVVTLYRKSYLLTLSNKFVFSLTLSNFLLSVLVLPFVVTSSIRREWIFGVVWCNFSALLYMLISSASMLTLGLIAIDRYYAVLYPMVYPMKITGNRAVVALVYVWLHSLIGCLPPLFGWSSLEFDQFKWMCVAAWHKEAAYTAFWQIWCALLPFVVMMICYGFIFRVARIKARKIHCGSVVIVEEDSQRNGRKNSSTSTSSSGSRRNAFQGVVYSANQCKAFITILVVIGAFVVTWGPYMVVITSEALWGKNSISPALETLATWLSFSSAICHPLIYGLWNKTVRKELLGMCFGDRYYRKSFVQRHRTSRLFSISNRITDLGLSPHLTALMAGGRPLGNSSSTGDTGFSCSQDSGTDTMLLEDYSSDGPHAPHCVCPPRRRSSVTFEDEVEQIKEAAKNSVLHVKAEVHKSLDSYAASLARAIEADVKLSLFGEDAVPGALFPLWTPAGSSGSTRRGARPHASQRLKLQSIEEGNV, from the exons ATGTTTCTGAGCGTTGTTCTGCTTGTAGCTGCTCAGCATGTCTTGGCTGCTCCAGGTCTGCACGCTCTGACCATGAGCAGCAATTCCTCCCTCAGCAATGGGAAGGGCCTGAGGAACCTGACCACGGAGGAAGATGGGGCAGTCAGAGTCACCGAGTCCATTGCTATAACTGTCATTGCCATCTTCATCTGTTTGGGCAACCTGGTGATTGTCGTCACTCTGTATCGCAAGTCGTACCTTCTCACCTTGAGCAACAAGTTCGTGTTCAGCCTGACCCTCTCCAACTTCCTGCTCTCCGTGCTGGTGCTGCCTTTTGTTGTCACCAGCTCCATCAGGCGAGAATGGATCTTCGGGGTTGTTTGGTGCAATTTCTCAGCCCTGCTCTACATGCTGATCAGCTCAGCCAGCATGCTCACTCTGGGACTCATAGCTATAGACCG GTACTACGCTGTGCTCTACCCGATGGTTTATCCAATGAAGATAACGGGCAACAGAGCGGTGGTAGCTCTTGTGTACGTGTGGCTGCATTCCCTCATCGgctgcctccctcccctttTCGGCTGGTCCTCTTTGGAGTTTGACCAGTTCAAGTGGATGTGTGTGGCAGCCTGGCACAAGGAGGCTGCCTACACGGCCTTTTGGCAAATCTGGTGCGCCCTGCTGCCCTTCGTGGTCATGATGATCTGCTATGGGTTCATTTTCCGCGTGGCAAGGATTAAGGCCCGCAAAATCCACTGCGGGAGCGTCGTCATCGTGGAGGAGGACTCGCAGAGGAACGGGAGGAAGAACTCCAGCACCTCCACGTCCTCCTCCGGCAGCCGAAGGAACGCTTTCCAAGGGGTCGTTTACTCGGCCAACCAGTGCAAAGCTTTCATCACCATCTTGGTTGTCATCGGGGCTTTCGTCGTTACGTGGGGACCTTACATGGTAGTAATAACATCAGAGGCGCTTTGGGGTAAAAACAGCATTTCCCCCGCTTTGGAGACATTGGCTACGTGGCTGTCCTTCTCCAGTGCCATCTGCCATCCGCTAATTTATGGGCTGTGGAACAAGACGGTGCGCAAGGAACTCCTGGGAATGTGCTTTGGGGATCGGTACTACCGCAAGTCCTTCGTTCAGCGGCACAGGACGTCGAGGCTGTTCAGCATTTCCAACAGGATCACAG ATTTGGGACTATCTCCTCACCTTACTGCCCTCATGGCAGGCGGGAGGCCactgggaaacagcagcagcacaggagacaCAGGATTCAGCTGCTCACAGGATTCAG GAACAGATACAATGCTTCTTGAAGATTACAGCTCAGATGGCCCCCATGCCCCACACTGCGTCTGTCCCCCTCGAAGGAGGAGTTCAGTGACATTTGAAGATGAAGTGGAACAAATTAAAG aagctgcaAAGAATTCTGTTCTTCATGTAAAAGCTGAAGTCCATAAATCTCTGGACAGTTATGCAGCCAGTCTGGCCCGAGCTATAGAAGCTGATGTGAAACTCAGCCTGTTTGGGGAAGATGCTGTACCAGGAGCCCTGTTCCCCTTGTGGACTCCAGCAGGAAGCAGTGGGAGCACCCGGCGTGGTGCCAGGCCCCATGCCAGCCAGAGACTGAAGTTGCAGAGCATCGAGGAAGGGAACGTTTGA
- the TTF2 gene encoding transcription termination factor 2, with the protein MEAVPCAEHGSLCFLKTGVRDGPNKGKSFYVCGTQGPATCDFVLPAPIPASHCLIHEGCVVELQVLVQQPDRDEYQLFYRCLKSKSNGKKWCGSVPWQDPKGTKVSKALESQPRTVPFFNPTSQRNPFKVLDKNCEPSCWKQMKQRNGEESKAKGVKAENEIVLVPHKAKKSTSDSSTETVPLKEPKNEKKPSRGSKSDPELQETTVSESKLCLSETSKGKNTLSEEEKYGGSGKESKKSSDCVDKEQGTRSKLLPPSLGKQSTSTKAPGDEQLGEKSCRDKETREKDCTGQKKGEMKQVSKEDAPSPAGAQSASQCAALRGGAELPRAQLGPGLPQPPGEASGSDSDEVQFVCSSSGKSKPEKSLEIPSGKSGKSVQGTSLPGAAAASHHMEGPQDPKVLHHHLVVQLKQKKSTLATANIQLLPDKGERLLKQVQDLEAALSALNISTADTGEKGQDSTSSSCHEESLPNPAGRPGGTKLITPLLLQDPTAKASVGSHSHPSAAATWGSSGQSFGLSVGVQNLYGGRMTEDRIRAVHSATFEAINHIHKSLESCPAEETAAEDPSGLKVPLLLHQKQALAWLLWRESQRPCGGILADDMGLGKTLTMIALILAQKQLKTEKSKETLEIWLSKNDFTVIPSHGTLVICPASLIHHWKKEIERRVAFGKLRVYLYHGPNRDRHAEVLSGYDVVVTTYSILSNEVPTSKEEGEVAAQDHDVGSGSSRCSPLLRVAWARIILDEAHHIKNPRVQTSIAVCKLRASARWAVTGTPIQNNLLDMYSLLRFLRCSPFDEYKVWKYQVDNNTRKGRERLSLLTRSLLLQRTKDQLDSAGKPLVSLPQRSTKLHQLKLTAEEQSVYNVLFARSKSTLQSYLKRQEQKNEGREYDGGNPFEKVAQEFGVSQKEFLAGSQSASQVSSTVHVLSMLLRLRQCCCHLSLLKVALDQVNLNSEGLALSIEEQLGALTLSELQTPDAKSTVYLNGTAFQTDLFDINRESTKIAQLLAELKTIESYSEPQKSVVVSQWTSMLKVVAVHLQRLGLKYATVDGSVNPKQRMDVVEEFNNNPKGPQVMLVSLLAGGVGLNLTGGNHLFLLDMHWNPALEDQACDRIYRVGQQKDVVIHRFVCEGTVEEKIMQLQKRKKGLAQQVLSGKGETFTKLTLADLKVLFGI; encoded by the exons ATGGAGGCCGTGCCGTGCGCCGAGCACG GGTCCCTCTGCTTCCTGAAAACGGGCGTCCGCGATGGCCCCAACAAAGGGAAGAGCTTCTACGTGTGCGGGACGCAGGGCCCCGCTACCTGCGACTTCGTCCTCCCGGCGCC GATTCCTGCTTCTCACTGCTTGATCCATGAGGGTTGCGTGGTGGAGCTGCAAGTCCTGGTTCAGCAGCCTGACAGAGACGAATACCA GTTGTTTTACCGGTGCCTTAAGAGTAAGTCGAATGGGAAGAAATGGTGTGGAAGCGTCCCATGGCAG GATCCAAAAGGTACCaaagtgtcaaaagccttggAATCCCAGCCCAGAACAGTACCTTTCTTCAATCCCACTAGCCAAAGAAATCCATTCAAAGTGCTGGACAAGAATTGTGAACCATCATGCTGGAAACAAATGAAGCAAAGAAATGGAGAGGAAAGTAAAGCAAAAGGAGTTAAAGCAGAGAATGAGATTGTGTTGGTGCCACATAAAGCAAAGAAATCAACCTCTGATTCTTCCACAGAGACAGTACCTCTAAAAGAacctaaaaatgaaaagaagccATCCAGAGGAAGCAAAAGTGACCCAGAACTTCAGGAGACTACAGTGTCTGAATCTAAACTTTGCCTTTCTGAGAccagcaaagggaaaaatacactttcagaggaagagaaatacGGTGGCAGTGGCAAGGAATCCAAGAAGTCTTCTGATTGTGTGGACAAGGAGCAAGGCACAAGATCAAAACTCCTGCCACCGAGTCTTGGAAAGCAAAGTACAAGTACCAAGGCTCCAGGTGATGAGCAGCTTGGAGAAAAAAGCTGTAGGGATAAAGAAACAAGAGAGAAAGACTGCACTGGTCAGAAGAAGGGTGAAATGAAACAGGTGTCTAAGGAAGatgccccttccccagcaggagcacagTCGGCATCGCAGTGTGCTGCCCTGaggggaggggcagagctgccaaggGCACAACTCGGGCCAGGGCTGCCACAGCCTCCTGGTGAAGCCTCTGGTAGTGACAGTGATGAAGTACAATTTGTTTGTTCTTCATCGGGTAAAAGTAAACCTGAGAAATCCCTTGAGATTCCttcaggaaaatcaggaaagagTGTTCAGGGGACATCtttgcctggagcagcagcggcATCACATCACATGGAAGGACCCCAGGACCCTAAAGTACTTCATCATCATCTTGTAGTccagctgaaacagaaaaag agTACATTGGCTACAGCCAACATTCAGTTGCTGCCAGATAAAGGGGAACGGTTATTAAAGCAAGTGCAGGATTTGGAAGCTGCACTCAGTGCTCTTAACATTTCAACAGCAGATACTGGTGAAAAAG GGCAggacagcacaagcagcagctgccatgaAGAATCTTTGCCTAACCCAGCTGGCAGGCCAGGTGGTACAAAGTTGATAACACCACTCCTGCTCCAGGATCCTACAGCAAAGGCCTCTGTAGGCTCACACAGTCACCCCTCGGCTGCTGCTACTTGGGGTTCCAGTGGCCAAAGTTTTGGAT TGAGTGTTGGTGTGCAGAATCTGTATGGGGGAAGAATGACAGAAGATCGAATCAGGGCTGTACACAGTGCCACATTTGAGGCTATTAATCATATTCACAAATCTCTAGAatcctgtccagctgaggagacAGCAGCTGAAGATCCCTCTGGACTGAAG gtccctctgctgctgcaccagaaACAGGCGCTCGCATGGCTCCTCTGGAGGGAGAGTCAGAGGCCGTGTGGAGGAATTCTGG CGGATGACATGGGCTTGGGGAAGACTCTAACGATGATTGCTCTCATTCTGGCCCAGAAGCAGCtgaagacagagaaaagcaaGGAGACATTAGAAATATGGCTATCCAAAAATG acttCACTGTTATCCCTTCCCATGGCACTTTAGTCATATGTCCTGCATCCTTGATCCACCACTGGAAGAAAGAGATTGAGAGACGCGTGGCCTTTGGCAAACTGAGGGTCTATTTGTACCATGGGCCAAATCGAGACAGGCACGCGGAGGT GCTTTCTGGATATGATGTTGTTGTCACAACCTACAGCATTCTTTCCAATGAGGTTCCCACAAGCAAAGAGGAGGGGGAAGTTGCTGCTCAGGACCATGATGTGGGG agTGGATCATCTCGCTGTTCCCCTCTGCTCAGGGTAGCTTGGGCTCGAATTATATTGGATGAAGCTCACCATATTAAAAATCCACGGGTTCAAACCTCTATAGCTGTGTGCAAATTGAGAGCCAGTGCCAGGTGGGCTGTCACTGGGACGCCGATACAGAACAACTTGCTGGACATGTACTCTCTCCTCAG GTTTCTACGTTGTTCTCCTTTTGATGAATACAAAGTGTGGAAGTACCAGGTAGATAACAACACAAGGAAGGGACGGGAGAGGCTAAGCCTCTTAACCAGGAGCCTCTTACTGCAGAGAACTAAGGACCAACTGGATTCTGCTGGCAAGCCCTTG gtaTCTCTGCCCCAGCGTAGCACGAAGTTGCATCAGTTAAAACTTACAGCAGAGGAGCAATCTGTGTACAATGTTCTCTTTGCAAGATCCAA GTCAACTCTACAATCCTACCTAAAAagacaagagcagaaaaatgaaggCAGAGAGTATGATGGTGGTAACCCCTTTGAGAAAG TTGCACAAGAGTTTGGAGTCAGTCAAAAGGAATTTCTAGCAGGCTCACAAAGTGCCTCCCAGGTCTCAAGTACTGTCCATGTCTTGTCCATGCTCTTGAGGCTCCGTCAGTGCTGCTGCCATCTCTCCTTACTGAAAGTG GCTCTGGATCAAGTTAACTTGAACAGCGAAGGCCTTGCACTCTCCATTGAGGAACAGCTTGGTGCTTTGACACTGTCTGAGCTCCAGACCCCTGATGCCAAATCAACAGTGTACCTCAATGGCACAGCTTTTCAAACAGATCTCTTTGACATCAATAGGGAAAGCACCAAG ataGCTCAACTCTTGGCTGAACTGAAAACTATTGAGAGTTACTCAGAGCCTCAGAAAAG CGTGGTTGTCTCGCAGTGGACGAGCATGCTCAAAGTTGTGGCTGTGCACCTGCAGCGCCTGGGGCTCAAGTACGCCACAGTGGATGGCTCTGTCAATCCCAAACAGAGGATGGATGTGGTGGAAGAGTTCAATAACAATCCCAAAGGGCCCCAG GTGATGTTGGTCTCGTTGCTGGCTGGAGGCGTTGGCCTGAACTTGACTGGAGGAAACCATCTCTTTCTCCTTGACATGCACTG GAATCCTGCTCTGGAGGACCAGGCATGTGACCGCATTTACCGTGTGGGGCAGCAGAAGGATGTGGTGATACACAG gtttgTCTGTGAAGGAACGGTAGAAGAAAAGATCATGCAActccagaagagaaaaaaaggtctTGCCCAGCAGGTTCTGTCAGGCAAAGGAGAGACTTTCACTAAGCTTACTCTGGCTGACCTCAAAGTTCTCTTTGGCATCTAA